One Phaseolus vulgaris cultivar G19833 chromosome 11, P. vulgaris v2.0, whole genome shotgun sequence genomic window carries:
- the LOC137829006 gene encoding uncharacterized protein: MLSNSMFIASSLLFSPSPSTLFGSHKICPSFKTISKQSHAFLHRNPFFLHRLNLGSKRALSSVCFFNAGDKDSGLEWPILRRWEVPWEWQTVSLTSLACGLGFVLTGLTEAIALPYLGIKPDVLSLDDKAEILLLDQGVTTAVVLGIIFSVANTFQPLPEDFFKYDLREPFNLQKGWLLWAGVGLVGAIIAIALTGVAVSFFSGETPQRETDALVRLLPLIGSSNLSTACLVGITGVLAPLLEETVFRGFFMTSLTKWVPTPVAVIISATVFSLAHLTPGEFPQLFVLGAALGFSYAQTHNLLTPITIHAFWNSGVILFLTFLQLQGYDIRELLQAT, encoded by the exons ATGCTTTCAAATTCAATGTTCATTGCTTCTTCACTGTTGTTTTCACCATCACCTTCCACCCTCTTTGGCTCCCACAAGATTTGTCCTTCCTTCAAAACCATCTCAAAGCAAAGCCACGCATTTCTCCATAGAAACCCCTTTTTCCTGCACCGCTTGAATCTCGGTTCAAAAAGGGCCCTTTCTTCAGTTTGCTTCTTCAACGCTGGAGACAAG GATTCGGGATTGGAATGGCCTATTCTGAGGCGATGGGAGGTGCCTTGGGAATGGCAAACAGTTTCATTGACCTCTCTTGCTTGTGGATTGGG TTTTGTGCTGACAGGTTTGACTGAAGCAATTGCTCTCCCTTATCTTGGGATCAAACCTGATGTGCTAAGTTTAGATGACAAGGCAGAGATACTTTTGTTAGATCAGGG CGTAACAACTGCTGTTGTACTTGGAATCATTTTTAGTGTTGCCAACACTTTCCAGCCACTTCCTGAAGACTTCTTCAAATACG ATTTGAGGGAACCTTTCAATCTTCAAAAGGGTTGGCTTTTGTGGGCTGGAGTTGGACTTGTTGGTGCCATAATTGCCATTGCATTGACCGGAGTTGCTGTATCTTTCTTCAGTGGGGAAACCCCACAAAGAGAG ACTGATGCTCTTGTTCGCTTGCTTCCATTAATTGGATCTTCAAATCTAAG TACTGCTTGCTTGGTGGGCATCACAGGCGTTCTTGCTCCACTCCTTGAGGAGACCGTATTTAGAGGATTTTTTATGACTTCTCTGACTAAGTG GGTTCCTACACCAGTTGCTGTTATCATCAGCGCCACTGTGTTTTCCCTTGCACATCTCACCCCTGGAGAATTTCCACAGTTGTTTGTTCTAG GGGCTGCTTTGGGGTTTTCATATGCTCAAACTCACAACCTTCTCACTCCAATCACTATCCATGCCTTTTGGAATTCAGGAGTGATATTATTTCTTACTTTTCTGCAG CTTCAAGGATACGATATCAGAGAATTGTTGCAGGCAACTTGA
- the LOC137809308 gene encoding pentatricopeptide repeat-containing protein At4g17616, whose translation MKNYEKTKKKQRFFKLLGCLLTNQFHPSEKTSSASAAVRPRRRDGYPPLLQPPHAIGGATVVLREELLPIRNSKSLPRRRASFLSVTVRARFFVEGGLGWASPLRRWAKVGWVKLAGLACLDSPIRNQLFRKVFCLGRIFQGDVCFGQFNPFLQKFSTSGNCERLSWERSTKEILLGKIKVALRNYQVHEAWESFQDFRRLYGYPEVHLVNQLIVQLSYSSNHVWMRKVCDLVLQIVREKSGLLHADTLTKLALSLARLQMPSPASVILRLMLDKGCVPSMHLLSLVVFHIVKTEIGTHLSSNYLFQVCDLYNCLKDKKDHHAVTIKLDTLVFNLVLDACVKFKLSLKGLRLIELMSLTGTMADAHSIVIISQILEMNGLRDEMQELKDHIDRVSAAYVCHYCQFYDSLLSLHFKFNDIDAAAKLVLDMTSSHNCNVKKEYEKHLLNPCFIAIGSPNLRTALKMRIEPELLCKDSVLKVESRQVLIFYRGGKLVLSNRALAKFISGYKRDGRTGELSKLLLSIQGELCSVAGSSLCFDVISSCIQLGWLECAHDILDDIEATGSPMGQDMYLLLVSAYQKRGMKREAKALLKQMKKVGLLDKGLSDDAMDKHNLCEKTLNSLGKTDLAIALAQTLKDEEDQTVFHLVYNFNSSIFFFCKARMIEDALKAYRRMVSMKVQPTSQTFAFLMCGYSSLGMYREITILWGDIKRFMKSDNLVGDRDLYELLLLNFLQGGYFERVMEVISHMRDRNMYADKWIYKSEFLRLHKNLYRSLKASNTTTEAQSKRLEHVQEFRKWVGID comes from the exons ATGAAAAACTacgaaaaaacaaaaaagaaac agAGGTTTTTTAAGTTACTAGGTTGTCTTCTCACTAACCAATTTCACCCCTCAGAGAAGACTAGTTCTGCTTCAGCCGCCGTACGCCCTCGGCGGCGCGACGGTTATCCTCCGCTGCTTCAGCCGCCGCACGCCATCGGCGGCGCGACAGTTGTCCTCCGCGAGGAGCTCCTTCCTATCCGCAACTCGAAGAGCCTCCCAAGACGCAGAGCTTCTTTCCTCTCCGTGACCGTGAGAGCAAGATTTTTCGTTGAAG gtGGGCTGGGTTGGGCCAGTCCATTGAGGAGGTGGGCAAAAGTGGGCTGGGTCAAACTGGCTGGGCTGGCCTGTCTTGACAGCCCCATTCGTAACCAGTTGTTCAGAAAGGTTTTTTGTTTAGGCAGGATTTTTCAAGGGGATGTCTGCTTTGGGCAGTTCAATCCATTTCTGCAAAAATTTTCCACTTCTGGCAACTGTGAAAGATTATCATGGGAACGTTCCACCAAAGAAATTCTATTGGGAAAGATTAAGGTTGCTTTGAGGAATTATCAGGTGCATGAAGCATGGGAATCCTTTCAGGATTTTAGAAGACTTTATGGTTACCCTGAGGTTCATCTAGTGAACCAGCTCATTGTTCAATTGTCCTATTCTTCCAATCATGTTTGGATGCGGAAAGTTTGTGATTTGGTGTTGCAGATTGTTAGAGAGAAGTCAGGTTTACTTCATGCTGATACCTTAACCAAACTTGCACTCTCCCTTGCTAGGTTGCAAATGCCATCCCCTGCCTCAGTGATACTTAGGTTGATGCTTGACAAAGGGTGTGTTCCCTCTATGCATTTATTGTCCTTGGTTGTTTTTCATATTGTGAAGACAGAAATTGGAACACATCTTTCATCCAATTATCTGTTTCAAGTTTGTGATCTTTACAATTGCTTGAAAGATAAGAAGGATCACCATGCGGTCACGATCAAGCTGGACACCTTGGTCTTTAATCTTGTtcttgatgcttgtgtgaagTTTAAATTGTCTTTGAAAGGCCTGAGACTGATTGAATTAATGTCGCTGACTGGGACCATGGCTGATGCACACTCGATTGTGATAATTTCACAGATTCTAGAGATGAATGGTCTGAGAGATGAAATGCAGGAATTGAAAGATCATATTGACAGAGTTTCGGCTGCTTATGTTTGTCACTATTGTCAGTTCTATGATAGTTTGCTGAGCTTGCACTTCAAATTTAATGACATTGATGCTGCAGCTAAGCTTGTTCTGGATATGACTAGCTCGCATAATTGTAATGTTAAGAAAGAATATGAGAAACACTTGCTGAATCCTTGCTTTATTGCCATTGGATCTCCTAATCTTAGGACTGCATTGAAGATGCGCATTGAGCCTGAGCTATTGTGTAAGGATTCTGTCCTTAAAGTTGAAAGCAGACAGGTTCTTATCTTTTATAGGGGTGGGAAACTAGTTCTTAGTAATAGAGCTTTGGCTAAGTTCATCAGTGGTTACAAGAGAGATGGGAGGACTGGTGAACTTTCAAAACTTTTACTTAGTATTCAAGGGGAATTATGTTCAGTGGCAGGCTCCAGTTTGTGTTTTGATGTGATCAGTTCTTGTATTCAATTAGGATGGCTTGAGTGTGCTCATGACATTTTGGATGATATAGAGGCTACTGGTTCTCCAATGGGTCAGGATATGTATCTATTACTTGTGTCAGCATACCAGAAGCGGGGAATGAAAAGAGAAGCAAAGGCACTACTGAAACAAATGAAAAAGGTTGGTCTGTTGGACAAAGGGTTATCTGATGATGCGATGGACAAACACAACCTCTgtgaaaaaacattaaattcaCTTGGTAAAACAGATTTGGCTATTGCCTTAGCTCAAACTTTgaaagatgaagaagatcagACAGTTTTTCATTTGGTGTATAACTTCAATTCttccattttctttttctgCAAGGCCAGAATGATAGAGGATGCATTAAAGGCATATAGAAGAATGGTTAGCATGAAAGTTCAGCCCACAAGTCAAACTTTTGCCTTTTTGATGTGTGGATATTCTTCTCTTGGTATGTATCGTGAGATCACAATCTTGTGGGGAGACATTAAGAGATTCATGAAGAGTGACAATTTAGTGGGAGATAGAGATCTCTATGAGTTACTATTGCTAAACTTTCTTCAAGGTGGTTACTTTGAGAGAGTGATGGAGGTCATTAGCCATATGAGAGACCGTAACATGTATGCTGACAAGTGGATTTACAAAAGTGAGTTCCTTAGACTTCATAAGAATCTTTATAGGAGTTTAAAAgcatcaaatacaacaacagAAGCACAAAGCAAACGACTTGAGCATGTTCAGGAGTTTAGGAAATgggtgggtattgattaa
- the LOC137829374 gene encoding uncharacterized protein: MHNHHIGEDNSHLSSEDATSTPTHQNPSQTHFSIQVSPSSPHPLPPNSPKTPFYHERFSDNPSQTSPRKRIPLITLPCRHFPTPFGAKFPTSKLLPRFRFLIFLPLPSLYFLLSNPAPFDFFCVIAFSAALLISLNLALLLFTRLFPAKFSSSSSSASSSSPSAHPVVWSIGSNPKQVKSTSWGCWVQVYSNGDVYEGEFQEGKCWGSGVYHYHMSGRYEGDWVDGKYDGYGVETWARGSRYRGQYRKGLRHGMGIYRFYSGDVYGGEWSNGQCHGFGVHTCSDGSRYVGEFKWGVKHGHAQYHFRNGDVYAGEYFADKMHGFGVYQFQNGHQYEGAWHEGRRQGLGIYTFRNGETQCGHWQNGILDDPKRHNSPNGSPCDVDYAKVSNAVQDAHSAAEKAYNMAKVEDRMNTVVAAANKAANTARVAAVKAEQNRMHHNYNNNGK, encoded by the exons ATGCATAACCACCACATCGGAGAAGACAACTCTCACCTCTCTTCTGAGGATGCCACTTCAACCCCAACTCACCAAAACCCATCCCAAACCCATTTCTCAATTCAGGTTTCTCCCTCCTCTCCCCATCCACTGCCACCAAACTCACCAAAAACTCCCTTTTACCATGAACGCTTCTCCGACAACCCATCTCAAACCTCGCCCCGCAAGAGAATACCCCTCATCACCCTCCCTTGCCGTCACTTTCCGACACCCTTTGGCGCAAAGTTTCCAACTTCGAAGCTTCTCCCTCGCTTCCGTTTCCTCATCTTCCTCCCCCTTCCCTCCCTCTACTTTCTCCTTTCAAACCCTGCCCCTTTCGATTTCTTCTGCGTGATTGCTTTCTCAGCAGCTCTGTTGATTTCCCTCAATCTGGCACTGTTGCTGTTCACTCGATTGTTCCCCGCCAAATTCTCGTCATCGTcttcttctgcttcttcttcctccccTTCTGCTCACCCTGTGGTGTGGTCTATTGGGTCGAACCCTAAGCAAGTGAAGAGCACGAGTTGGGGGTGTTGGGTGCAAGTTTACAGCAATGGGGATGTCTACGAGGGTGAATTTCAGGAGGGGAAGTGTTGGGGGAGTGGGGTTTATCACTATCACATGAGTGGGAGGTATGAGGGTGATTGGGTTGATGGGAAGTATGATGGGTATGGTGTTGAGACATGGGCAAGGGGGAGCAGGTATAGAGGGCAGTATAGGAAGGGTTTGAGGCATGGAATGGGGATCTACAGGTTCTACAGTGGTGATGTGTATGGTGGTGAGTGGTCTAATGGGCAGTGTCATGGCTTTGGAGTCCACACTTGCAGTGATGGGAGTCGCTATGTTGGGGAGTTCAAATGGGGTGTCAAACATGGACATGCACAGTACCATTTCAG AAATGGGGACGTGTACGCTGGTGAATATTTTGCAGACAAGATGCATGGTTTTGGAGTGTATCAATTTCAGAATGGCCATCAGTATGAGGGGGCATGGCATGAAGGAAGAAGACAAGGACTGGGAATTTACACTTTCAGAAACGGGGAAACACAATGTGGTCATTGGCAGAATGGGATTCTTGATGATCCTAAGAGACATAATAGTCCTAATGGTTCTCCATGTGATGTGGACTATGCCAAGGTTTCCAATGCAGTACAG GATGCTCATTCTGCTGCTGAGAAAGCTTACAACATGGCAAAGGTGGAGGACAGGATGAATACAGTAGTGGCAGCAGCTAATAAAGCAGCCAACACAGCCAGAGTTGCAGCTGTTAAAGCTGAGCAAAATAGGATGCACcataactataataataatgGTAAATGA